From a region of the Stenotrophomonas sp. BIO128-Bstrain genome:
- a CDS encoding efflux RND transporter permease subunit, which translates to MARFFIDRPIFAWVIAIIIMLAGGLAVLKLPVSMYPEVAPPTLTITAIYPGASATVIEETVTKVIEQHLTGLDGMLYFSSQSYSYGGYATISIVFEPGTDLETIQPHVQNRVQRAMPSLPEQVQRRGVNVSKSGADVLQILGFVSEDGSMEAADVADYVGSSVVDVISRVEGVGFVREYGGKYAMRIWLDPARLHAYRLTVDEIAQAIRAQNAQIALGEMGGAPGVEAQAMTAFVDAGSRLSSAAQFRAIILRGNPDGSQLRLGDVARVELGAESYDFSNRLNARPAAAIGVYLAPGANALRTREAVDKALESMAPDMPAGLRVVVPYDSVPFVKASIRSVISTLLEAIVLVFLVIYLFLQNFRATLIPTIAVPVVLLGTFGILSALGFSVNMLTMFAMVLAIGLLVDDAIVVVENVERIMAEEGLSPLEATRKSMGQITGALVGIGLVLSAVFVPMAFMSGATGIIYRQFSATIVSAMALSVLVAVVITPALCATLLKPVRTGGHQSPPAGALARAFGRFNTGFERTSATYERGVAGLLARPWRSMALFALLSGAMIVLFMRLPSSFLPTEDQGTLVVLVQGPAGSTLAHTEAALKAVEKHFLEDDPVVDALLTVVGFSYSGMGQNNGQAFIRLKDWSTRGGDDEADKVAERARSALASYPGATFHVLTPAAIPALGTAAGFSFFLRDGIGQGHAALLEAQDRLLALAEASPILAGMRANGLSDMPSLQVNVDAERVAALGLSIDEVNSTLATAWGSRYVDDFNDRGRLKRVYLQADASFRTSPDDFALWSVRNAAGEMVPFSAFASIEWRHSSPRLERINGMPAREILGAAAPGTGSGRAIAEIERLAQQLPPGFGIEWTGTALQENGATLQTPLLYTLSLLIVFLCLAALYESWSVPTAVLLVAPLGILGAVLANTFRGMERDIYFQVAMLTTVGLTSKNAILIVEFAKENLEKGAGLIEATMHAVRDRLRPIIMTSLAFGLGVLPLALASGAGSGAQRAIGTGVLGGMVVGTLLGVFFVPLFFVIVQRGFNRTR; encoded by the coding sequence ATGGCACGTTTTTTCATTGATCGCCCCATCTTCGCGTGGGTGATTGCGATCATCATCATGCTCGCCGGTGGCCTGGCGGTGCTCAAGCTGCCGGTGTCGATGTACCCGGAAGTGGCGCCGCCCACGCTGACGATCACGGCGATCTACCCGGGGGCGTCAGCCACGGTCATCGAGGAAACGGTCACCAAGGTCATCGAGCAGCACCTCACCGGCCTGGACGGGATGCTGTACTTTTCTTCACAGAGTTACTCCTACGGGGGTTACGCCACCATCAGCATCGTCTTCGAGCCGGGCACGGACCTGGAGACGATCCAGCCACACGTACAGAATCGCGTACAGCGAGCAATGCCCTCGCTGCCCGAGCAGGTGCAGCGACGCGGTGTCAACGTCTCAAAGTCCGGTGCGGACGTGCTGCAGATTCTGGGCTTCGTGTCTGAAGATGGCAGCATGGAGGCCGCCGATGTGGCCGATTACGTAGGCTCGTCCGTGGTGGATGTGATCAGCCGAGTGGAGGGCGTTGGCTTTGTACGCGAGTATGGCGGCAAGTATGCGATGCGCATCTGGCTGGATCCTGCTCGCCTCCACGCCTATCGTTTGACGGTCGATGAGATAGCGCAAGCCATTCGCGCGCAGAACGCGCAGATTGCGCTGGGCGAGATGGGCGGCGCGCCCGGCGTGGAGGCGCAGGCGATGACGGCATTCGTCGACGCAGGATCGCGTTTGTCCAGTGCTGCGCAGTTCCGGGCGATCATCCTGAGGGGGAATCCGGATGGAAGCCAGTTGCGGCTCGGTGATGTGGCCCGCGTTGAACTCGGCGCGGAAAGTTACGATTTCAGCAACCGACTCAATGCACGGCCCGCTGCGGCCATCGGGGTCTACCTGGCTCCGGGGGCCAACGCACTGCGCACGCGCGAGGCGGTAGACAAAGCACTGGAAAGCATGGCCCCGGACATGCCCGCCGGGCTGCGCGTCGTGGTGCCGTATGACTCCGTGCCCTTCGTCAAGGCCTCCATCCGCAGCGTCATCTCCACGCTGCTGGAGGCGATCGTGCTGGTGTTCCTGGTGATCTACCTGTTCCTGCAGAACTTCCGCGCGACCCTGATCCCGACGATCGCGGTGCCGGTGGTGCTGCTGGGCACGTTCGGCATCCTGTCCGCGCTGGGCTTCTCGGTGAACATGCTGACCATGTTCGCGATGGTGCTGGCGATCGGCCTGCTGGTCGATGATGCGATCGTGGTGGTGGAGAATGTCGAGCGGATCATGGCCGAGGAAGGACTTTCTCCGCTGGAGGCCACGCGCAAGTCCATGGGCCAGATCACCGGTGCGCTGGTCGGCATCGGCCTGGTGCTGTCGGCGGTGTTCGTGCCGATGGCCTTCATGAGTGGGGCCACCGGCATCATCTACCGCCAGTTTTCGGCCACGATCGTCTCAGCCATGGCGCTGTCGGTGCTGGTCGCGGTCGTGATCACCCCAGCGCTCTGCGCAACCCTGCTCAAGCCGGTCAGGACCGGCGGGCATCAGTCACCACCGGCAGGCGCGCTGGCCCGGGCCTTTGGCAGGTTCAACACGGGTTTTGAACGCACCAGCGCCACCTATGAGCGCGGGGTCGCCGGTCTGTTGGCCCGTCCGTGGCGAAGCATGGCGTTGTTCGCACTGTTGTCCGGCGCGATGATCGTGCTGTTCATGCGGCTTCCCTCTTCGTTTCTGCCGACCGAAGACCAGGGAACGCTGGTGGTACTCGTGCAGGGTCCGGCCGGTTCGACACTTGCCCATACCGAGGCAGCGTTGAAAGCGGTGGAAAAGCACTTCCTTGAGGATGATCCGGTGGTCGATGCCCTTCTCACCGTGGTCGGCTTCAGCTACTCGGGCATGGGGCAGAACAACGGGCAGGCCTTCATACGCTTGAAGGACTGGTCCACGAGAGGGGGTGATGACGAGGCGGACAAGGTGGCGGAGCGCGCCAGGTCCGCGCTTGCCTCATACCCGGGCGCCACCTTCCACGTGCTGACGCCTGCCGCCATTCCGGCATTGGGAACGGCCGCAGGATTCAGCTTCTTCCTGCGGGATGGCATTGGCCAGGGCCATGCCGCGCTGTTGGAGGCGCAGGACAGGCTGCTGGCACTGGCGGAGGCCAGTCCGATCCTTGCTGGCATGCGCGCCAATGGGCTGAGCGACATGCCTTCGCTGCAGGTGAATGTGGATGCCGAACGGGTTGCGGCGCTGGGACTGTCGATCGATGAGGTCAACAGCACCCTGGCCACCGCCTGGGGGAGCCGTTATGTAGACGACTTCAACGACCGCGGTCGGCTCAAGCGCGTCTACCTTCAAGCCGATGCGTCGTTCAGGACGAGCCCGGATGACTTCGCACTCTGGTCGGTGAGGAATGCGGCGGGTGAGATGGTGCCGTTCAGCGCGTTTGCTTCGATCGAATGGAGGCATTCTTCACCGAGATTGGAGCGCATCAACGGGATGCCCGCCCGGGAAATCCTCGGGGCAGCGGCCCCAGGGACAGGCTCAGGACGCGCGATCGCCGAAATCGAACGTCTTGCCCAGCAGCTGCCGCCGGGCTTCGGCATCGAATGGACCGGCACGGCACTCCAGGAAAACGGTGCGACGTTGCAGACCCCGCTGCTGTACACGCTGTCACTGCTGATCGTGTTCCTGTGCCTGGCCGCGCTGTATGAAAGCTGGAGCGTGCCGACCGCGGTGCTGCTGGTGGCGCCGCTGGGCATCCTCGGCGCGGTGCTGGCCAACACCTTCCGCGGCATGGAGCGCGACATCTACTTCCAGGTGGCGATGCTGACCACAGTGGGCTTGACCAGCAAGAACGCGATCCTGATCGTGGAGTTCGCCAAGGAAAACCTGGAGAAGGGCGCCGGCCTGATCGAAGCGACGATGCATGCCGTGCGCGACCGTCTGCGCCCGATCATCATGACCTCGCTGGCCTTTGGCCTGGGCGTGCTGCCGCTGGCGCTCGCGTCGGGTGCCGGTTCCGGCGCTCAGCGGGCGATCGGGACTGGCGTACTCGGCGGCATGGTCGTGGGCACGCTGCTGGGTGTGTTCTTTGTCCCGCTGTTCTTCGTCATCGTGCAGCGGGGGTTCAACCGAACGCGTTGA
- a CDS encoding TFIIB-type zinc ribbon-containing protein produces the protein MSDPKMPPPIPAGPPPLPPSPSPSPAAPVTGPGSPREVPPVPGSFPIDPATLPQPIRDEVLAPDPAALDTSAAELKDGVNRCPNCGSSDVRLKLGTDVLVCQFCRHEWHGDRVEEAFGFGEGIGELRGTVVASGARDIDTGTASLMSFKCTGCGAEVTINTESTMTARCHWCRHVFGVNEQVANGAVPDAVLPFRISKDDAVARIRQFVDKRRLFALKAFKDQFTPENVTGVYLPYMIVDSNVSASVSGKGEIQTRQYTRGTEKNKQTYYDADVYQVDRQVDFTVDDLTLESSAERGNLDTQSNTNNIINAILPFDTKNALKWNASYLAGFTSEKRNLDVETLRPRLEDQLLSIARAQVEGSVRRYDRGVRWERERVDVHGTRWVSMYLPVWLYSYHQPGRNGGMLHYIAVNGRTGETMGSVPVQQWKLLLAALTTGTIIEALVLFFLVAAS, from the coding sequence ATGTCCGACCCAAAGATGCCACCGCCGATCCCGGCGGGTCCGCCACCGTTGCCGCCCTCGCCCTCGCCCTCGCCCGCGGCGCCGGTCACCGGCCCAGGCTCGCCCCGGGAGGTGCCGCCGGTGCCGGGCAGTTTCCCGATCGACCCGGCCACCCTGCCCCAGCCCATCCGCGATGAAGTGCTGGCGCCCGATCCGGCCGCGCTGGACACCTCTGCGGCCGAGCTCAAGGACGGCGTCAACCGCTGCCCGAACTGCGGCTCCAGCGATGTGCGGCTCAAGCTCGGCACCGATGTACTGGTCTGCCAGTTCTGCCGTCACGAATGGCACGGCGACCGGGTCGAGGAAGCGTTCGGGTTCGGCGAAGGGATCGGCGAGCTTCGCGGTACGGTGGTCGCATCCGGTGCGCGCGACATCGACACTGGCACCGCCAGCCTGATGAGCTTCAAGTGCACCGGCTGCGGTGCTGAGGTCACCATCAACACCGAAAGCACCATGACCGCCCGCTGCCACTGGTGCCGCCATGTGTTCGGGGTCAACGAGCAGGTTGCCAATGGCGCGGTGCCCGATGCGGTGCTGCCGTTCCGGATCAGCAAGGACGACGCGGTCGCGCGGATCCGGCAGTTCGTGGACAAGCGGCGCCTGTTCGCGCTGAAGGCCTTCAAGGATCAGTTCACACCGGAGAACGTCACTGGCGTCTACCTGCCCTACATGATCGTGGACAGCAACGTCAGCGCCAGCGTCTCCGGCAAGGGTGAAATCCAGACGCGGCAGTACACGCGCGGCACCGAAAAGAACAAGCAGACCTACTACGACGCCGACGTCTACCAGGTGGATCGCCAGGTCGATTTCACCGTGGACGACCTGACCCTGGAGTCATCGGCCGAGCGCGGCAATCTGGACACCCAGAGCAATACCAACAACATCATCAACGCGATCCTGCCGTTCGACACCAAGAATGCGCTGAAGTGGAACGCATCCTATCTGGCCGGCTTCACTTCGGAAAAGCGCAACCTCGATGTCGAGACGCTGCGCCCACGGCTGGAAGACCAGCTGCTGTCGATCGCCCGCGCGCAGGTGGAAGGCTCGGTGCGCCGCTACGATCGGGGCGTGCGCTGGGAGCGTGAGCGCGTGGATGTGCATGGCACCCGCTGGGTGTCGATGTACCTGCCGGTGTGGCTGTACTCGTATCACCAGCCGGGCCGCAACGGCGGCATGCTGCACTACATCGCGGTGAATGGCCGCACCGGTGAAACCATGGGCAGCGTGCCGGTGCAGCAGTGGAAGCTGCTGCTGGCCGCGCTCACGACCGGCACCATCATCGAAGCCCTCGTGCTCTTCTTCCTGGTAGCTGCCTCATGA
- a CDS encoding SPFH domain-containing protein: protein MGLRQAVAGAVGGVLADQWKDFYTVPTGLPSTAALFAAVPRGTNAGRGSNTSASSNIITNGSRIVVPEGYGLLLFQDGAITGFVAEPGGYEWRSDDTNSQSIFAGDGFVSPLIKQSWERFKFGGQPGSQQAAFFVSLKELPDNRFGTQSEIYWDDGFLGTQVGAVTRGSYTLKIVDPILFVKNFVPASYLQPGQVFDFTDLDNAAASQLFNEVVGSLAPAFSLYTNDPGKGNRITKLQQDSLGFAQSLSAAVEQGYQWKSDRGLAIVKTAIVSIEYDANTRELLKTVQRADALAGSRGNSNLQASVAQGIQSAGENGGAAGLVGVGMASGMLGVGGMQQPVAPAADDPVAKLKKAKEMLDLGLITQDDYDKLKAKALGL, encoded by the coding sequence ATGGGTCTTCGTCAGGCGGTGGCAGGTGCAGTGGGTGGTGTTCTGGCCGACCAGTGGAAGGACTTCTACACCGTGCCGACGGGCCTGCCCTCCACGGCAGCGCTGTTCGCGGCGGTCCCGCGCGGCACCAATGCCGGGCGTGGCTCCAACACCAGCGCCTCCTCCAACATCATCACCAACGGCTCCAGGATCGTCGTGCCAGAAGGCTACGGCCTGCTGCTGTTCCAGGACGGCGCGATCACCGGCTTCGTCGCCGAGCCGGGTGGCTATGAATGGCGCTCGGACGATACCAACTCGCAGTCGATCTTCGCCGGCGACGGCTTCGTCAGCCCGCTGATCAAGCAGAGCTGGGAACGTTTCAAGTTCGGCGGCCAGCCCGGGTCGCAGCAGGCGGCCTTCTTCGTCTCGCTGAAAGAGCTGCCGGACAACCGCTTCGGCACGCAGTCCGAAATCTACTGGGACGATGGCTTCCTCGGCACGCAGGTCGGCGCGGTCACGCGCGGCTCGTACACGCTGAAAATCGTCGATCCGATCCTGTTCGTGAAGAACTTCGTGCCGGCCAGCTACCTGCAGCCGGGCCAGGTGTTCGATTTCACCGATCTGGACAACGCCGCCGCGAGCCAGCTGTTCAACGAGGTGGTGGGCTCACTGGCCCCGGCCTTCAGCCTGTATACGAACGACCCGGGCAAGGGCAACCGGATCACCAAGCTGCAGCAGGACTCGCTGGGCTTCGCGCAGAGCCTGTCCGCCGCCGTCGAGCAGGGCTACCAGTGGAAGTCCGATCGCGGCCTGGCCATCGTCAAGACCGCCATCGTCTCGATCGAGTACGACGCCAACACGCGTGAACTGCTCAAGACCGTGCAGCGCGCCGATGCACTGGCCGGCTCGCGCGGCAACTCCAACCTGCAGGCCAGCGTGGCCCAGGGCATCCAGTCGGCGGGCGAGAACGGCGGTGCCGCCGGCCTGGTCGGCGTCGGCATGGCCTCGGGCATGCTCGGGGTTGGCGGGATGCAGCAGCCGGTCGCCCCGGCCGCGGACGACCCGGTCGCCAAGCTGAAGAAGGCCAAGGAGATGCTGGATCTCGGTCTGATCACCCAGGACGACTACGACAAGCTCAAGGCCAAGGCGCTGGGGCTGTAA
- a CDS encoding sigma-70 family RNA polymerase sigma factor has protein sequence MTPFEAARMIAAPAQSTTEIKTWAAEMAAVAGSRDRECFLRIYDHFMPRLCRYLGGLGAADGVAEDLAQEVLLKLWNRADLYDPARSSLGTWLYRVARNMHIDRVRREHIWVHAHEVVEQAAEEADGGGSLAERHTEHVRLKQRLDELSATQARLIRMSYFEAKTHAEIATELHMPLGTVKSHIRRAFLQLQSLMGESR, from the coding sequence ATGACGCCCTTCGAGGCCGCCCGGATGATTGCCGCCCCCGCTCAATCCACGACGGAAATCAAGACCTGGGCGGCGGAAATGGCGGCGGTGGCCGGCTCGCGCGACCGCGAGTGCTTCCTGCGCATCTACGACCACTTCATGCCGCGTCTGTGCCGCTACCTGGGTGGGTTGGGGGCGGCCGATGGCGTGGCCGAGGATCTTGCCCAGGAAGTGCTGCTCAAACTGTGGAACCGTGCCGACCTGTACGATCCGGCGCGCAGCAGCCTGGGCACGTGGCTGTACCGGGTCGCGCGCAACATGCATATCGACCGCGTGCGCCGGGAACATATCTGGGTGCATGCCCACGAGGTGGTCGAGCAGGCCGCCGAAGAGGCCGACGGGGGCGGCTCGCTGGCCGAGCGCCATACCGAGCACGTCAGGCTCAAGCAGCGGCTGGACGAACTCTCCGCAACGCAGGCCCGTTTGATCCGGATGTCCTACTTCGAAGCCAAAACCCACGCCGAGATCGCCACCGAGCTGCATATGCCACTGGGCACCGTGAAGTCCCATATCCGACGTGCGTTTCTGCAGTTGCAGTCGCTGATGGGAGAGTCGCGATGA
- a CDS encoding ChrR family anti-sigma-E factor, with amino-acid sequence MNPRHHLDPTTVLGFATGTLAPEMSVVAAAHLEACACCREQLRAAERVGGLLLEQQLPPPGAEDRQAALRQAMLARLDAAPAEDGMRGQAAVRGAPAHDPDQLPAALAPHFGTSYRSLKWRWMAPGVHCIRAAAHPSLIMLKIAPGKCLPMHSHGSSELTQILRGAYDDSLGHFAPGDVADLDSQVEHQPVTTPGVACICVSALDAPLVFSGWFARKLQQVFKL; translated from the coding sequence ATGAATCCTCGTCATCACCTGGACCCGACCACCGTCCTGGGCTTTGCCACCGGAACCCTGGCGCCGGAAATGTCGGTGGTCGCCGCGGCGCACCTGGAAGCCTGCGCCTGCTGCCGGGAACAACTGCGCGCTGCCGAACGGGTCGGGGGACTGCTGCTGGAGCAGCAGTTGCCGCCGCCCGGCGCGGAGGATCGCCAGGCCGCGCTTCGGCAGGCCATGCTGGCGCGCCTGGATGCCGCGCCAGCGGAGGATGGCATGCGTGGCCAGGCAGCGGTGCGCGGCGCGCCTGCGCACGACCCGGATCAACTGCCGGCGGCACTGGCGCCACATTTCGGAACGTCCTACCGCTCGCTGAAATGGCGGTGGATGGCGCCGGGTGTCCACTGCATCCGCGCAGCGGCGCACCCGTCGTTGATCATGCTGAAAATCGCCCCGGGCAAATGCCTGCCCATGCACAGCCATGGCAGCAGCGAGCTGACCCAGATCCTTCGCGGTGCCTACGATGATTCACTGGGGCATTTCGCCCCCGGCGATGTGGCCGATCTCGACAGCCAGGTCGAGCATCAGCCGGTGACCACCCCCGGGGTGGCGTGCATCTGCGTTTCAGCGCTGGATGCGCCACTGGTCTTCAGCGGATGGTTCGCGCGGAAGCTGCAGCAAGTGTTCAAACTCTAA
- a CDS encoding sensor domain-containing phosphodiesterase, translated as MSPPTSQRDERSAVLSAMQVDGLASLPALDRLTALAGYTFDAPVAFVSILGDVKQRFLSRIGLPMAQTDIRASICAHAVTADGVLVVPDLRQDPRFRDNPLVTDSPHLRFYAGAPLVAKNGVAIGALCVMDTRPRMFDEGDQDQLATLAELVVAQLELRAMSGRLDPVSGLPSRHQLHADLPGILARCTEGTAYAVAVDILDIPRANQVGQVLGLRPLEALIRRAGVRLRAALEGVATVYHVGVTRFAFVVEMPAAAQVEALILELRTRMLRPLMAAAVPMSPRFHAGICAVEPGEEDSHDLLRRLLVSMHGAFDARRPFCWYSEQRDEKMHRAYRLASDAEHGLQAGDFHLDYQPRFTLDGRRPVSAEALIRWTHPTLGSISPAEFIPVFERTALMDEVTNWVLDTALDQVQAWRAQGLDIPVSINLSSSYLSNASAWHDIRSKLEHRALPFSMIELEITEGEWLRPGSPAIGHIAAMAQAGITVAIDDFGSGYSNFSYLSDLPIHTVKLDKSLIDGIAINPRARAKVSAIHHLAHELGYLTVAEGVEQQAQVEVLAAMGVDEVQGYLLARPMSPALVMQVFEAAAITACPVRV; from the coding sequence ATGAGCCCCCCCACCTCACAACGCGACGAACGCAGCGCGGTCCTCAGTGCCATGCAGGTCGACGGTCTGGCGTCCCTGCCTGCACTGGACAGGCTCACCGCGCTGGCCGGTTACACCTTCGATGCCCCGGTGGCATTCGTCTCGATCCTTGGGGATGTGAAGCAGCGCTTCCTTTCCCGGATCGGCCTGCCCATGGCGCAGACCGACATCCGCGCCTCGATCTGCGCCCACGCCGTCACCGCCGATGGCGTGCTGGTGGTTCCGGATCTCCGCCAGGACCCCCGCTTCCGCGACAACCCGCTGGTCACCGACAGCCCGCATCTGCGCTTCTACGCGGGCGCACCGCTGGTGGCAAAGAACGGGGTCGCCATCGGTGCCCTGTGCGTCATGGACACACGCCCGCGCATGTTCGACGAGGGTGATCAGGATCAGCTGGCCACCCTGGCCGAGCTGGTCGTCGCGCAGCTGGAGCTGCGTGCGATGTCCGGTCGGCTGGACCCGGTCAGCGGCCTGCCGAGCCGGCACCAGCTGCATGCGGATCTGCCCGGCATCCTGGCGCGTTGCACTGAGGGAACGGCCTACGCCGTCGCGGTGGACATCCTCGACATTCCACGCGCCAACCAGGTGGGCCAGGTGCTGGGCCTGCGGCCGCTGGAGGCCTTGATCCGGCGCGCCGGCGTCCGCCTGCGTGCCGCGCTGGAGGGCGTGGCCACGGTGTACCACGTGGGGGTGACGCGGTTTGCCTTCGTGGTCGAGATGCCGGCCGCAGCCCAGGTGGAGGCGCTGATCCTGGAATTGAGAACGCGCATGCTGCGCCCGCTGATGGCCGCGGCAGTGCCGATGTCGCCACGCTTCCATGCCGGCATCTGCGCCGTCGAACCGGGCGAAGAAGACAGCCACGACCTGCTGCGGCGGCTGCTGGTGAGCATGCATGGTGCGTTCGACGCACGGCGGCCGTTCTGCTGGTACTCCGAACAGCGCGACGAAAAGATGCACCGCGCCTACCGCCTGGCCTCCGATGCCGAACACGGGCTGCAGGCCGGCGATTTCCACCTGGATTACCAGCCCCGCTTCACCCTGGACGGCCGGCGCCCGGTCTCGGCCGAAGCCCTGATCCGCTGGACCCACCCCACCCTGGGGTCGATCAGCCCGGCCGAGTTCATCCCGGTCTTCGAGCGGACCGCCCTGATGGATGAGGTGACCAACTGGGTGCTCGACACCGCGCTCGATCAGGTCCAGGCGTGGCGCGCCCAAGGGCTGGATATTCCGGTCTCGATCAACCTCTCCAGCAGTTATCTGTCCAACGCCTCGGCATGGCACGACATCCGCAGCAAACTCGAGCACAGGGCGCTGCCGTTCTCGATGATCGAGCTGGAGATCACCGAGGGCGAATGGCTGCGTCCGGGCTCCCCGGCCATCGGCCATATCGCAGCGATGGCGCAGGCCGGCATCACTGTGGCGATCGACGACTTCGGCAGCGGCTACAGCAATTTCAGCTATCTGTCCGACCTTCCCATCCACACCGTGAAGCTGGACAAATCGTTGATCGATGGCATCGCCATCAATCCCCGGGCGCGCGCCAAGGTGTCGGCCATCCATCATCTGGCGCATGAGCTGGGCTACCTCACCGTGGCCGAGGGAGTCGAGCAACAGGCGCAGGTGGAGGTGCTGGCTGCGATGGGGGTCGACGAAGTCCAGGGCTACCTGCTTGCCCGGCCGATGTCCCCGGCCTTGGTGATGCAGGTGTTCGAAGCGGCCGCGATCACGGCCTGCCCGGTTAGAGTTTGA
- a CDS encoding SDR family oxidoreductase — MNTTALPLADDDLPLTDRLRAALDLLEAIEADRSVLDTLPDADRTRLHQVVAKVYHPEPKARRAKLKQQAKQRHQEKVAKAEALLEQTGIRALRRKPVFSTPNYFPPHAAGLHDASNGEHAAAAPEPVHSPELRHCYVCKQKFTQLHHFYDQMCPACAELNFFKRTETADLSGRVALLTGGRVKIGYQAGLKLLRAGAELIVTTRFPRDSAARYAEEPDFAEWGHRLQVYGLDLRHTPSVEAFCSELLATRPRLDFIINNACQTVRRPPQFYAHMMAGETAPLHEVPDTLRKLIGDYEGLRSAELLGTTASAALPVVQGRDFNAANGLARAAELSQVPLLDDELVAQQHLFPEGRLDQDLQQVDLRGRNSWRMLMAEVPSVELLETQLVNAIAPFIINARLKPLMLRTPERDKHIVNVSAMEGQFYRNFKTTRHPHTNMAKAALNMMTRTSAADYQNDGIHMNSVDTGWVTDEDPADIAAKKVKEERFHPPLDIVDGAARIVDPIIHGINTGEHVWGQFLKDYAPTDW; from the coding sequence TTGAATACCACCGCCCTGCCCCTTGCCGACGACGACCTGCCCCTGACCGACCGGCTGCGCGCCGCGCTGGACCTGCTGGAGGCCATCGAAGCCGACCGCAGCGTGCTCGATACGCTGCCCGACGCCGACCGCACCCGCCTGCACCAGGTGGTGGCGAAGGTCTACCACCCCGAGCCCAAGGCGCGGCGGGCGAAGCTGAAACAGCAGGCCAAGCAGCGCCACCAGGAAAAGGTGGCCAAGGCCGAGGCCCTGCTGGAGCAGACCGGCATCCGCGCCCTGCGCCGCAAGCCCGTGTTCAGCACCCCGAATTACTTCCCGCCCCATGCCGCCGGCCTGCATGACGCCTCCAATGGCGAGCATGCCGCCGCCGCGCCGGAGCCGGTGCATTCCCCGGAGCTGCGCCACTGCTATGTGTGCAAGCAGAAGTTCACCCAGCTCCACCATTTCTATGACCAGATGTGCCCGGCCTGTGCCGAGCTGAACTTCTTCAAGCGCACCGAAACCGCCGACCTGAGCGGGCGCGTCGCGCTGCTGACCGGTGGCCGGGTCAAGATCGGCTACCAGGCCGGACTCAAGCTGCTGCGCGCCGGCGCCGAGCTGATCGTGACCACGCGCTTCCCGCGTGACTCGGCCGCGCGCTACGCCGAAGAGCCCGACTTCGCCGAATGGGGCCACCGCCTGCAGGTGTACGGCCTGGACCTGCGCCACACCCCCAGCGTGGAAGCCTTCTGCAGCGAATTGCTGGCCACCCGCCCGCGCCTGGACTTCATCATCAACAACGCCTGCCAGACCGTGCGCCGCCCGCCGCAGTTCTATGCGCACATGATGGCCGGTGAAACCGCGCCGCTGCACGAGGTGCCGGACACGCTGCGCAAGCTGATCGGCGATTACGAAGGCCTGCGCAGCGCCGAACTGCTCGGCACCACCGCCTCGGCCGCGCTGCCGGTGGTCCAGGGCCGCGACTTCAATGCCGCCAACGGCCTGGCCCGTGCTGCCGAGCTGTCGCAGGTGCCGCTGCTGGACGATGAGCTGGTGGCGCAGCAGCATCTGTTCCCGGAAGGTCGCCTGGACCAGGACCTGCAGCAGGTGGATCTGCGCGGGCGCAACTCCTGGCGCATGCTGATGGCCGAAGTGCCCTCGGTGGAGCTGCTGGAAACCCAGCTGGTCAACGCCATCGCACCGTTCATCATCAATGCGCGCCTGAAGCCGCTGATGCTGCGCACGCCCGAGCGTGACAAGCACATCGTCAACGTTTCGGCGATGGAGGGGCAGTTCTACCGCAACTTCAAGACCACCCGCCACCCGCACACCAACATGGCCAAGGCTGCGCTGAACATGATGACGCGCACCTCGGCGGCGGATTACCAGAACGACGGCATCCACATGAACAGCGTCGACACCGGCTGGGTGACCGACGAGGATCCGGCGGATATCGCGGCCAAGAAAGTGAAGGAAGAGCGCTTCCATCCGCCGCTGGATATCGTCGACGGCGCCGCCCGCATCGTCGACCCGATCATCCACGGCATCAACACCGGTGAGCACGTCTGGGGTCAGTTCCTGAAGGACTACGCGCCCACCGACTGGTAA
- a CDS encoding sugar dehydrogenase complex small subunit, translated as MSIPEGVDENRRGHGLTRRGFLLAVGSVSLLAACRDKAPAVATPAAAAPAARTDTVFLSLSRALTDKNDLDPATAERIEKAFATLQPDLHAQFPALVTLAGQVSGATALVAAAGEAKPAALAIITAWYTGTVGKGVHAVTVSYRDALMQRCVDDGLSPPTYVQGGPAWWTAEPPAPIRAHA; from the coding sequence ATGAGTATTCCCGAGGGAGTGGACGAGAACCGGCGCGGGCACGGCCTCACACGAAGAGGCTTCCTTCTTGCGGTTGGTTCGGTTTCGCTGCTCGCGGCCTGTCGTGATAAAGCGCCTGCGGTGGCAACGCCCGCCGCAGCAGCGCCGGCGGCAAGGACCGATACCGTCTTCCTCTCGCTGTCCCGCGCCCTGACCGACAAGAACGACCTCGACCCGGCCACGGCCGAACGGATCGAAAAGGCGTTTGCCACCCTGCAGCCCGACCTGCATGCGCAGTTCCCCGCCCTGGTCACGCTGGCCGGGCAGGTGAGCGGTGCCACGGCGCTGGTCGCCGCCGCCGGCGAGGCCAAGCCCGCGGCGCTTGCCATCATCACTGCCTGGTATACCGGCACGGTGGGCAAAGGGGTCCACGCCGTGACCGTGTCCTATCGCGATGCGCTGATGCAGCGCTGCGTGGACGACGGCCTTTCGCCACCGACCTATGTCCAGGGCGGACCCGCCTGGTGGACCGCTGAGCCGCCGGCCCCGATTCGAGCCCACGCATAA